One Vitis vinifera cultivar Pinot Noir 40024 chromosome 15, ASM3070453v1 genomic window, GAAGCAGCTATTGAAGAAACTGAGAAACAGTGTGCCCAAGTAAATGCTGAAATGAAGGAATTAGAGTTAAAATCTAGCCGCTTTAAAGAATTGGAGGAGAGGTATGTTTTTCCCCATGATAATATTTGGTTAACTAAATTCCATATTTTAATGGTTCCTGACAAGCTATTTTGTTAACAAAtctgtttttaagaattttattcACTTGGAGCTCTCTCTCTTTCactctgtgtgtgtgtgaagTTGTTCATCGGTAATTGTATAGTGAGCTTCATGTGTATCAGGTACTGGCACGAGTTCAACAATTTCCAGTTTCAGTTGACTTCACATCAGGTATGTTGCTGGTATATAAACCGTTGCTGCTCTTTTTAGTAGTTTTACTGCTTTGTCTATGAATCTTTCAATTGTTTACAAAGAGTTTTCTGTCAACAGGAAGAGAGAGATGCAATTCTGGCCAAGATTGAAGTGTCACAGGCACATCTAGAGTTGTTGAAGAGAACTAATGTACTGAATGATGCCTTCCCCATTTGGCATGATGGAGAATTTGGAACAATTAACAATTTTCGGCTTGGACGACTTCCTAAAATTCCAGTAAGAAATCTTAGCCTCCAGTCTGTTTACTTTTGAGTGAGAGGATGTTGAATGAACATATCTTGTGCCCCCATCCCCTCCATGAACAGCATTGTGAGCCAATAGCTTATCTGGGTCATGATTTGCTAAGATATTATTATCTGTCAAATGGAGGTTGACTGTTGCTGTTTCTGTcaaaaattttatgttaaaaattaacCTTGGTAGATTTGATAACCCACTCCTTCAAGATATTGTGTTTTGGTTTATCTAGAAAAAGTAATGTTTGGTACAACATGCTGAGTAGTCTCTGAACAAGATATTTGGGATCTATGTGAATCATATTCTACAAAGATACTTTTTCCGTATTATATATCAGATGGCCTCTTACCCTTTTATGTCATCAACTAGTATACAGCTTATTTTAGAATACTTTCCTTGATATTGGAACTGAGGCACCGACTAAGAAGTTTATCTGTACTGTGGAAACATATAGGTTGAATGGGATGAGATAAATGCTGCCTGGGGCCAAGCTTGCCTTCTTCTCCATACAATGGTTCAATATTTCCGACCAAAGTTCCAGTATCCTTTGTAGTGAAACAACACATGTTTGAATGtatgttttcaattaaatatttgtgaaaatagTCAATTCAGTTCTAAATAGAAGAATCATCCAATTGAAGGGGGAATTTCGATACTTAATCCTGTGTGAACATCCTCTTGGACATGTGCTGTTGAATAATACAGATCTTTCTTGTTTAGGTCCTAAGTGAGAAGATGAGTATGCTTTTTGAAGTTGAATGAAAAGCTAATGGCTCTTGATGTTTGTGACACTGACTATGGTGgagttataattatttttcttaattagcAGTTTAGTTTATTTTCAGAGGTGCAATTGGGAAGAAAGAATCATTGGCTTATGTAGTAATAGTGTTACCATCCCCCTTTTCATATATTTACCCATTTAGCTTTAAAATTGAAACTTTCAAATATGGTTGTTTTAGTCATTTAAACTAATTGTTAAGGTTGTCGTTGTTCTTATTGTTAGAGAACATCTCAACTCAGAACCTCGTCCTTGCTCCTATAAGCTCCATTTTTAGGGAAGATATCTCGTTGGTATTTCTCACATTGTTCTTTGTGAAATGTTTTGTTGTATGttcttaatttattaactttcaGATACcgaataaaaataattcctatGGGAAGTTACCCTCGGATTACGGACAGCAACAACAGTACTTATGAACTGTAAGTATAGCCTGCTCCCTTGGTTCTAACTGGATTTGTCTTTTTAAATagcattttaaataatatgcagCTTAGACTGTAATGGAGTGCAAGAAGCCTACCGTACTTGGTGCATGAATGGGGGATTTGATCCACTATTTGATATGTTCCAGGACATTTTAAGTGATTAGATGGGTATTACCATGCTATTTTATTCTTCTTGTCAGCAAACATGTGGGAGTGATACATGGAAAGTCCATGGTTTGATGTTTAGGTCATGCATCTGGCTCATTGTTCCCCAATTATATATTGGATCTTTTGATTGattcaagtatttcttaggttTGGTCCTGTGAACTTGTTTTGGAGCACACGCTATGACAAAGCAATGACGTTATTCTTGACATGCCTTAAGGACTTTGCTGATTTTGCCAATTCCAAGGATCAAGAGAACAACATTCCACCAGAGAAATGTTTCAAGCTGCCTTATAAGTAAGTTTCTTTTTAATCAGCCATAAACTATGCATTCCTTTGCATGTTCAATgagaaatattttcatattgaaTTGTTGAAATGTGTATGCTCTTGATTAACTCATCTTTGTTGAATCAGTTCTAGGTTACACAGAGGTTAACAGTTGgagaaagaaaatttgagaattttttgtgTATGACACTTGGACTACTCCCTACACTTGATGTTTACAATGAATATTGTCTTGCTTAGGTTGTTAAACCAATTTTAACGTTGCCACTTTTGTGAGATGTACTGCTATTCCATCCAGTCCTTCACTCTTCCATTCAAGGCAGAATTTAACTAATGTATTGAATCTAGATTTAAGTATTTACCAATATACTTCCATGATGGATGGATCTTAGATGTATCACCTTCAATGATCTAGGCACAACATACTCACCCTGTGTCCCATGTATTCATATTGATCTGGATCATCCCACTGCCATCCTCTAGGATTGGGAGTTTCCCTAGTGAGATGCAAATGATGGTATAcctataaaaaatgttaatagaAGAACCACAAGTGATCGGTTTAAAAGAATTGGCCTGAGTAGTAATTCTTGCATTGATATCAGTATTTTAGATGTAAAACTGACAAATTTTGTCATGGTTTGGACTACTTAGAAGttggataaagaaaaaaattaattcattataCATGTTATTCAACAAAAATAGATATTCTTGTCTCGTTGTGTGCTCTACATTGCTGTAATAATCCAAGACTGGTCTTGCAGGATTGAgaacgacaaagtggaaaactACTCCATCACTCAGAGCTTCAACAAGCAGGAGAATTGGACCAAAGCTCTCAAATACACCCTCTGCAATTTGAAGTGGGCTCTTTATTGGTTTGTTGGAAATACAAATTTCCAGCCCCTTTCTGCAATGGTCTCGTCACCTGAAGTTTCAGCTGTAGGCTCTTTGTACACAAAACGCATTGCTGACTCCAAATCCGAAGCTCGGAACTCATCAAGCCCATGATACAGAAAAGTACATTGTGAGCAACACATTGatgtaaatagaaaaaaacGTGAGTAACAGTTGTCTTGTGGATTCCATGTCTGTCTAAAGAAAAGAGTTGTCATTGGAGTCCATATTATTTGTCATGCTGTCTCATATTGTTTCTCTGGACCTTTCAGATGGTGAAAAACAGCAATTGTAGAGAATAtactcatttttcttaatacatAGAAAGGTCATTTCTATTGGCTCTTTGTATTGTATGTTAAGGCAAGGAATGTTTTCTGTTCAGCCCCTTAATTAAACCTGGTTTTTATCAGCTTTTGATGCAAAATGATTGAATATTTGGTGAAGAATTTCTAACTAGATTGAGGATAAAATGATGGCTTAGCTGAGGATGAGACAAATTGAAGGAAGATCAAGTTTAGTCTGACTTCCACACAACAAAATTGGAACCACACAAAATGTTTCATTTTCACAATCAAATAGACCCCAAATCTGCTTGGTTTTTCAAGTCCAAAAATAGCAAAACAGGGGTAAGTGCATCAGTATTAATTAGGCAAATGAAATGAAGCCTTAGATTCAAATTCTGTTGGGCTGCAACTTGGACAACTTTGACGAGTTAATAAGAGGGTCAGGTTGGTGTGTGCAAAGTTTGAATGGGTTAGAGTCACTGTTTGGTTTACAAAGTTGTCTTCCTTCCTTTCTTATATCttcacttaatttattttttttacttatcataaattctttttcttaaatcttatttctctaaataaattttaaagcttcaacttttcttcattttttacttttcatgaatcttttatctaaaatttatctctctaaataatttaaagatttttaaatatttttctttaacttaACTTTTTCTACTGTCAAtctttttgttaattttctttcacaattaAGGACTTAAGGtcttcattttatatatttttaaaattttaaatttctgaAATGGTGataatgaataagtgaatatatatatatatatatatataaactaaattaaattatttaaaattatttcatttttcaaattctatttaacatattattaaaaatataaaaacaggATAATATCcttattaataagttttttatatatattttatgtagtaactaaatataaaggaaatgtaaatttgtaaacaaaattattaacatttacaaacataataaatacatccaaatattttcatttcttttatatcttaaataaataaaaattacattttagtATTGAAAGTGTGACAAATGTGCAGTatgacttattttattatttttggggttttttcaacatatatttgagttttgatgattaatttttattttattgata contains:
- the LOC100232897 gene encoding beclin-1-like protein → MMEDSANKSRTFPVDPTLPRWVCQNCRHNLCIVGVDSYADKFYSDSSRSGMQGSLIHGAGSVLGSTHMDHSFVVLPKQRNQAQGVPPRPRGGAVQPDVSQSGKAMEESFVMLPPAPASVYKCESAAEGSGTHLPSPEGGPSGHLQPNNSGFHTTITVLKRAFDIATTQIQVEQPLCLECMRVLSDKLDKEVEDVNRDIQAYEACLQRLEGEARDVLSEADFLKEKLKIEEEERKLEAAIEETEKQCAQVNAEMKELELKSSRFKELEERYWHEFNNFQFQLTSHQEERDAILAKIEVSQAHLELLKRTNVLNDAFPIWHDGEFGTINNFRLGRLPKIPVEWDEINAAWGQACLLLHTMVQYFRPKFQYRIKIIPMGSYPRITDSNNSTYELFGPVNLFWSTRYDKAMTLFLTCLKDFADFANSKDQENNIPPEKCFKLPYKIENDKVENYSITQSFNKQENWTKALKYTLCNLKWALYWFVGNTNFQPLSAMVSSPEVSAVGSLYTKRIADSKSEARNSSSP